From the Maioricimonas rarisocia genome, one window contains:
- a CDS encoding YhaN family protein, with product MKIAELKLIAFGPFTDQTLDLSAGAEGLHVIHGPNEAGKSSTLRAIRDLLFGIPSRSDDNFLHAYPKMRLGGTLANRQGERLEFVRRKGNKGTLRDGEDRGQIGDDALLPFIGTVGENLFETLFGIDYDRLHAGGQEILAEGGEIGKLLFSAGGVGNLKQHEADLQERLDDLYKAGGKKQVVSELLRDLREKQKELRELQLSADVWTTHEQNLREAEKRYGQLDAELRERRGERDRLDRFRAALPSISRWRQACESLDDLGEGPLLPDDFGERRDHVLPALALAESRQQEANTRLSQIVEELGDLDVSDDLLAEHELIGGLQKKLGRYDSAMQDRPGLSNKRETADELARELLRDLGREPDLAQIDSLRIPTTQRTRIHELASESGSLVERLKVARSTVQELTGELARAEEELKDLGQPGDAGEIRAAVQQVLQRGNLEEQRDEIRQDVQQRQSDADVLLAQLPLWKGTIEECERLAVPAEETIERFDAEFRSLESERVQLRSRQEEVEGELQRLQTELDRLEGGGEIPTEQELEEARQQRDRGWRLILQEWQQKEADESAKEWLSRYPGIDDLAEAYRVSVAGADDLADRLRREADRVAEKQQLSSQRSRLEDQLKELEAKLGEVGDRLEQKEEEWKNQWQPLGIVPRTPPEMRSWRSQQQELSRHCAELRATRSRMAELEEVIDAARSSLIQVLSAAGLGDGSDGMSLRELLQRCQSRLEEIDQQTNEFDRLMERQEDVRRRLEKAGREEETAESELKAWRDQWAKAIEPLGLEAEASARQVTEMLEQVNRLFDQFNDSRSFASRIEEIDRFVEQFEQEVRGIANRLAPEIAEQPVVEIAALLNRSLQEATRLEQQRNTLRSEQEKTQQRLNAATEEIRTLRAELDQLRELAGCSSSDDLQDVWQTFLERRELKGKQSAAEDQLRQFSGGLTVEEFVAAAEQENPDELGHRIEELDRQIRTLQAELEQVITRIADEKNALKQWGGSDAAAEAAEQCQQTIAALEEKVREFAVVHVASRVLSVGMEQYRKRNQGPILGRASELFARLTLGSFSELRPDTNDKGEPILTGVRGDGKVALPVEAMSDGTHDQLFLALRIASVENWNSHHEPMPFVVDDILLSFDDDRARAALGVLAELSQTTQVLFFTHHQHLVDLAREAVEGSQLFVHSLNGAGVAV from the coding sequence GTGAAGATTGCTGAACTGAAGCTGATCGCCTTCGGCCCGTTTACGGATCAGACGCTCGACCTGTCGGCGGGCGCGGAGGGTCTGCACGTCATCCACGGCCCGAACGAGGCGGGGAAGAGTTCGACGCTGCGGGCGATCCGGGATCTGCTGTTCGGAATTCCCTCCCGCAGCGACGACAACTTTCTTCATGCGTATCCGAAGATGCGGCTCGGGGGGACGCTCGCCAACCGACAGGGTGAGCGGCTCGAATTCGTCCGCCGCAAGGGGAACAAGGGAACGCTCCGCGACGGAGAGGATCGGGGGCAGATCGGGGACGATGCGCTCCTTCCGTTCATCGGAACGGTGGGGGAGAATCTGTTCGAGACACTGTTCGGCATCGACTACGACCGGCTGCACGCCGGAGGGCAGGAGATCCTCGCCGAGGGGGGTGAGATCGGCAAGCTGCTGTTCTCTGCCGGCGGCGTTGGCAATCTGAAGCAGCATGAGGCGGATCTGCAGGAACGTCTGGACGACCTGTACAAGGCAGGCGGAAAGAAACAGGTGGTTTCGGAGTTGCTGCGGGACCTGCGCGAGAAGCAGAAGGAGTTGCGGGAACTGCAGCTCTCGGCGGACGTGTGGACGACGCACGAGCAGAACCTTCGGGAAGCGGAGAAGCGGTACGGGCAACTCGACGCAGAACTGCGGGAGAGGCGGGGAGAGCGGGATCGACTGGACCGGTTTCGTGCGGCTCTACCGTCCATCAGTCGCTGGCGGCAGGCGTGTGAGTCGCTCGACGACCTGGGGGAGGGGCCGCTTCTTCCGGATGACTTCGGAGAACGCCGCGACCATGTTCTGCCGGCTCTGGCTCTGGCCGAGTCACGACAGCAGGAAGCAAACACGCGCCTGTCACAGATTGTCGAAGAGCTTGGGGACCTCGACGTCTCAGATGACCTGCTCGCTGAGCATGAGCTGATTGGCGGGCTGCAGAAGAAGCTGGGACGGTACGACTCGGCAATGCAGGATCGGCCGGGCCTTTCGAACAAGCGGGAGACGGCGGATGAGCTCGCCCGTGAGTTGCTCCGTGATCTGGGACGGGAACCGGACCTGGCGCAGATTGACAGTCTCCGCATTCCGACTACGCAGCGGACCCGCATTCACGAACTGGCCAGCGAGTCGGGCAGCCTCGTCGAGCGGCTGAAGGTGGCCCGCTCGACCGTGCAGGAGCTGACAGGGGAACTGGCCCGTGCGGAGGAGGAACTCAAAGACCTGGGGCAGCCCGGCGACGCCGGCGAAATTCGTGCGGCTGTTCAGCAGGTTCTGCAGCGGGGCAACCTCGAGGAACAGCGGGACGAGATCCGGCAGGATGTCCAGCAGCGCCAGAGCGACGCGGATGTGTTACTGGCTCAGCTTCCGCTGTGGAAGGGGACCATCGAGGAGTGTGAGCGGCTGGCCGTTCCTGCCGAGGAGACGATCGAACGATTCGATGCCGAGTTCCGCAGCCTTGAGTCTGAACGGGTTCAGCTTCGCTCCCGTCAGGAGGAGGTCGAGGGCGAACTGCAGCGACTGCAGACCGAACTTGACCGCCTCGAAGGGGGAGGGGAGATCCCGACCGAGCAGGAACTTGAGGAGGCCCGGCAACAGCGGGACCGGGGCTGGCGGCTGATTCTTCAGGAGTGGCAACAGAAGGAGGCCGATGAGTCGGCCAAAGAGTGGCTGAGCCGGTATCCCGGCATCGACGATCTTGCCGAGGCGTATCGCGTTAGCGTCGCAGGTGCAGACGACCTGGCCGACCGCCTGCGACGCGAAGCTGACCGCGTCGCCGAGAAGCAGCAGCTCTCAAGTCAGAGGAGTCGACTGGAAGATCAACTGAAAGAACTGGAGGCGAAGCTCGGCGAGGTCGGTGATCGCCTTGAGCAGAAAGAAGAAGAGTGGAAGAACCAGTGGCAGCCACTCGGCATTGTCCCGCGGACTCCCCCCGAGATGCGCAGCTGGCGAAGCCAGCAGCAGGAACTGTCGCGTCATTGTGCCGAGCTCCGGGCGACGCGGTCGCGCATGGCGGAACTCGAAGAGGTTATCGACGCCGCACGGTCATCGCTGATCCAGGTCCTTTCAGCGGCCGGCCTCGGCGATGGCAGTGACGGGATGTCGCTGCGGGAGTTACTGCAGCGATGCCAGTCGCGACTAGAGGAGATCGATCAGCAGACGAACGAGTTCGATCGGCTGATGGAGCGGCAGGAGGACGTGCGACGTCGTCTCGAGAAGGCCGGCCGGGAAGAGGAAACGGCCGAGTCAGAACTGAAAGCGTGGCGGGATCAGTGGGCGAAGGCGATCGAGCCGCTTGGCCTCGAGGCCGAGGCGTCCGCACGTCAGGTGACGGAGATGCTGGAACAGGTCAACCGGCTGTTCGACCAGTTCAATGACTCGCGCAGCTTCGCGTCGCGGATCGAGGAGATTGATCGTTTCGTCGAGCAGTTCGAGCAGGAAGTGCGCGGTATCGCCAATCGGCTGGCTCCCGAGATTGCTGAGCAGCCGGTGGTCGAGATCGCCGCATTGCTCAACCGCAGTCTTCAGGAAGCGACTCGTCTGGAGCAGCAGCGCAACACCTTGAGATCGGAGCAGGAGAAGACGCAGCAGCGACTGAATGCCGCGACAGAAGAAATCCGGACTCTGCGTGCCGAGCTGGATCAGCTTCGCGAGCTGGCCGGGTGCAGCAGTTCCGACGACCTGCAGGATGTCTGGCAGACGTTTCTGGAGCGTCGCGAACTGAAAGGCAAACAGTCGGCTGCCGAGGATCAATTGCGACAGTTCAGCGGTGGCCTGACGGTCGAGGAATTCGTCGCCGCGGCGGAACAGGAGAATCCGGACGAACTCGGGCATCGGATTGAAGAACTGGACCGGCAGATCCGGACACTTCAGGCCGAGCTGGAACAGGTCATCACACGCATTGCCGACGAGAAGAATGCCCTCAAGCAGTGGGGCGGCAGCGACGCGGCAGCGGAAGCCGCCGAGCAGTGTCAGCAGACGATCGCAGCACTCGAAGAAAAGGTCCGCGAGTTTGCCGTCGTACACGTTGCCAGCCGTGTTCTCTCCGTCGGCATGGAACAGTACCGCAAACGGAATCAGGGGCCGATTCTCGGTCGGGCCAGCGAGCTGTTCGCCCGGCTCACCCTCGGCTCGTTTTCCGAACTGCGACCGGACACGAACGACAAGGGGGAGCCGATCCTCACCGGCGTCCGCGGGGACGGAAAGGTCGCGCTGCCGGTCGAGGCGATGAGCGACGGCACACACGATCAGCTCTTTCTGGCACTCCGGATCGCCAGTGTCGAGAACTGGAACTCGCACCACGAACCGATGCCGTTCGTCGTCGACGATATTCTGCTCAGCTTTGACGACGACCGGGCCCGGGCGGCCCTGGGCGTGCTGGCGGAGCTTTCACAGACGACGCAGGTCCTGTTCTTTACGCACCATCAGCACCTGGTCGATCTGGCCCGGGAGGCCGTTGAGGGGAGTCAGCTGTTCGTCCACAGCCTGAACGGAGCCGGCGTGGCGGTCTGA
- a CDS encoding FxsA family protein, translated as MLIRLILLLTIVPIAELIVLLQVHHAVAEAFGTGVGLLVTVGSIAATGIAGAALARQQGLGVLRDLQQRLGRGEIPGQTITDGVLILIGAALLLTPGFLTDILGFSLLIPMSRAVWRRVLKQRFQRMVQSGNANVIFVTPTSSSTSEPAAGEPREPDIVGPAGNIPPQSSTGQDHS; from the coding sequence ATGTTGATCCGACTCATACTGCTGCTGACCATTGTTCCGATCGCCGAGCTGATCGTCCTGCTGCAGGTCCACCATGCCGTCGCCGAGGCGTTCGGCACCGGAGTGGGGCTGCTGGTAACGGTCGGTTCGATTGCCGCCACGGGAATCGCCGGCGCCGCTCTGGCCCGTCAACAGGGACTGGGCGTGCTGCGGGACCTGCAGCAGCGGCTGGGCCGGGGGGAAATCCCCGGGCAGACAATCACCGATGGCGTGCTGATTCTGATCGGTGCGGCCCTGCTGCTGACGCCCGGCTTTCTGACGGACATCCTCGGCTTCAGCCTGCTGATTCCGATGTCGCGTGCCGTCTGGCGGCGCGTGCTCAAGCAGCGGTTCCAGCGGATGGTGCAGAGCGGCAATGCGAACGTTATCTTCGTGACGCCGACCTCAAGCAGCACATCCGAACCGGCCGCTGGCGAGCCGCGCGAGCCCGATATCGTCGGCCCGGCCGGAAACATTCCGCCACAGAGCTCCACAGGACAGGACCATTCATGA
- a CDS encoding antibiotic biosynthesis monooxygenase family protein — MIVVTNRIPVASGHEIDFEDRFRNRVHLVDQAPGFIRNEVHRPKPMKFDHETGAFVPDPQADGYYEVKTWWESLDDFVAWTRSDAFAEAHANRPPKEMFRGPSQLDVHEVFLTTDESRGES; from the coding sequence ATGATTGTGGTGACGAACCGAATTCCGGTGGCCAGCGGACACGAGATCGACTTCGAGGACCGGTTCCGCAATCGGGTACATCTGGTCGATCAGGCGCCCGGCTTCATCCGCAACGAAGTGCACCGGCCGAAACCGATGAAGTTCGATCACGAGACGGGCGCGTTCGTGCCCGATCCCCAGGCCGATGGTTACTACGAGGTGAAGACCTGGTGGGAATCGCTGGATGACTTCGTCGCCTGGACACGTAGCGATGCCTTCGCCGAAGCGCACGCGAACCGCCCGCCGAAGGAGATGTTCCGCGGACCGAGCCAGCTCGACGTGCACGAGGTGTTTCTGACGACGGACGAGTCGAGGGGGGAGTCCTGA
- the msrB gene encoding peptide-methionine (R)-S-oxide reductase MsrB: protein MSDKFELTEEEWRERLTPEQYHVLREQGTERPFINEYDELFDPGTYSCAACGQELFESETKFNSGCGWPAFYAAKAEDRVKLTSDHSHGMVRTEVTCARCDSHLGHVFDDAPSTPTGQRYCINSVSLKFSPKEEG, encoded by the coding sequence ATGTCAGACAAGTTCGAACTGACCGAAGAGGAATGGCGCGAGCGCCTCACGCCGGAGCAGTACCACGTGCTGCGGGAGCAGGGGACCGAACGCCCGTTCATCAACGAGTATGACGAACTGTTCGATCCGGGCACATACTCCTGTGCCGCCTGCGGGCAGGAGCTGTTCGAGTCGGAGACGAAATTCAATTCCGGCTGCGGCTGGCCGGCGTTCTACGCGGCGAAAGCGGAGGACCGCGTCAAGCTGACGTCGGACCACTCGCACGGCATGGTTCGTACGGAAGTCACCTGTGCCCGCTGCGATTCTCACCTGGGACATGTATTCGATGATGCTCCGTCGACGCCCACCGGCCAGCGGTACTGCATCAATTCGGTTTCGCTGAAGTTCTCGCCGAAGGAGGAGGGGTGA
- a CDS encoding sulfatase family protein, whose translation MTHPRPPISLCGLLALLVALLPAVAFPAETRTPNVIVIMADDLGYGDVSCYGATALETPNIDRLAREGLRFTSGYCSASTCTPTRYSFLTGTYAFRQEGTGIAPPNSPAIIKQGTETIASLLKRAGYSTAVIGKWHLGLGGPDGPDWNGQLKPGPLEIGFDRCYLLPTTNDRVPQVYVENHRVKNLDPADPLWVGMKKPSPDHPTGLTHRDTLKMDWSHGHNSTIHNGISRIGFYTGGHAARFRDEDLADEWVRQSNEWIEAHKDEPFFLFFSSHDIHVPRMPHERFQGATTLGYRGDAIIQLDWCVGELLDTLDRLDLADDTLVVFCSDNGPVLDDGYKDGAVEMLGDHTPAGPFSGGKYTVREGGTRTPFITRWTGTIEPGVSDEIVCTIDLAASLAAMTGVDLPEDACLDSFNVLAALLGKEGAKGREHLVQQDNGKRGNFGFRVGDWKLQRTAVPKKRRGPRDPESSLALYNLAEDIDESENVAEENPEVTQRLATMLDAIIETGRSRPADR comes from the coding sequence ATGACACATCCACGACCGCCGATTTCCCTCTGCGGCCTTCTCGCACTGCTTGTCGCCCTGCTCCCCGCAGTTGCGTTCCCCGCCGAGACGCGCACTCCCAACGTCATCGTCATCATGGCGGACGACCTGGGCTACGGGGACGTCTCCTGCTACGGGGCGACCGCACTCGAAACGCCGAACATCGACCGCCTCGCCCGCGAGGGACTGCGGTTCACCAGCGGCTACTGCTCGGCATCGACCTGCACGCCGACCCGCTATTCGTTCCTCACCGGCACGTACGCCTTTCGCCAGGAAGGCACCGGCATCGCACCGCCAAACAGCCCCGCGATCATCAAGCAGGGGACTGAAACGATCGCCTCGCTTCTCAAGCGGGCCGGCTATTCCACCGCCGTGATCGGCAAATGGCACCTCGGCCTGGGCGGCCCGGACGGTCCCGACTGGAACGGCCAGCTCAAGCCCGGTCCGCTCGAAATCGGCTTCGATCGCTGCTACCTGCTGCCGACGACCAACGACCGCGTCCCGCAGGTCTACGTCGAGAATCACCGCGTGAAGAACCTCGACCCGGCCGATCCGCTGTGGGTCGGTATGAAGAAGCCCTCCCCCGATCATCCGACCGGTCTGACGCATCGCGATACACTCAAGATGGACTGGTCGCACGGTCACAACTCGACGATCCACAACGGCATCAGCCGGATCGGATTCTACACCGGCGGACATGCCGCCCGCTTCCGCGACGAAGATCTCGCCGACGAGTGGGTCAGGCAGTCCAACGAGTGGATCGAAGCCCACAAGGACGAGCCGTTCTTCCTGTTCTTCTCCTCGCACGACATCCACGTGCCCCGCATGCCGCACGAACGCTTCCAGGGAGCGACGACGCTCGGCTACCGGGGGGATGCGATCATTCAGCTCGACTGGTGTGTCGGAGAACTACTGGACACGCTCGACCGCCTCGACCTGGCCGACGACACACTGGTTGTCTTCTGCTCTGACAATGGCCCCGTCCTCGACGACGGCTACAAGGATGGTGCCGTGGAAATGCTCGGCGACCACACGCCGGCCGGCCCGTTCAGCGGCGGCAAGTACACCGTACGGGAAGGAGGCACGCGAACGCCGTTCATCACCCGCTGGACCGGCACCATCGAACCGGGCGTTTCGGACGAAATCGTCTGCACGATCGATCTTGCAGCCAGTCTGGCCGCGATGACCGGCGTTGACCTTCCCGAAGACGCCTGTCTGGACAGCTTCAACGTCCTGGCAGCCCTGCTCGGTAAAGAAGGTGCCAAGGGGCGCGAACACCTCGTCCAGCAGGACAACGGCAAGCGGGGGAACTTCGGCTTCCGCGTCGGTGACTGGAAGCTCCAGCGAACGGCCGTGCCGAAGAAACGACGTGGCCCCCGCGATCCGGAATCGAGCCTGGCTCTTTACAACCTCGCCGAGGACATCGACGAGTCGGAGAACGTCGCCGAGGAGAATCCCGAGGTGACGCAGCGGCTGGCGACGATGCTCGACGCCATCATCGAGACGGGCCGCAGCCGTCCTGCAGACAGATGA
- a CDS encoding VOC family protein yields the protein MTSQLGRFTLLVRNYEQAIDFYSRLGFEVIHDTPGPPHRFVHLGMPGQSPVGLWLWEATDEQADLVGRQSGGHPLLVIYTPDCRAEYERLGAAGVEMKSEPVAEGSSTYFHVIDPYGNVIVIVEMKEG from the coding sequence ATGACCAGTCAGTTGGGCCGCTTTACGCTGCTTGTGCGCAATTACGAGCAGGCAATCGACTTCTATTCGCGTCTCGGATTCGAAGTGATCCACGACACTCCCGGACCGCCGCATCGGTTCGTGCATCTGGGCATGCCGGGGCAGTCGCCGGTCGGCCTGTGGCTGTGGGAAGCGACAGATGAGCAGGCGGACCTGGTGGGACGGCAGTCGGGCGGACATCCGCTGCTGGTGATCTACACCCCGGACTGTCGTGCCGAGTACGAGCGGCTCGGTGCAGCCGGTGTCGAGATGAAGAGCGAACCGGTTGCCGAGGGAAGCAGCACGTACTTTCACGTGATCGATCCGTACGGCAACGTGATCGTGATCGTGGAGATGAAGGAGGGGTGA
- a CDS encoding IS4 family transposase has protein sequence MLGSDVLDRFVDEAPVCVMVRACLENILAPQRLDQLFREHSETQYERELTFSSLVELMSLVVCRIEPTVHAAFQRKKESMPVSVKALYDKLSGVEPQVSQALVRHIAQGAGNVMANWNSRTPLLKGYHTRVIDGNHITGTDHRLKELREDGAAALPGVAVAVLDPDRGLIEDVLVAEDAYTQEVKLAAPIFEQVQPKDLIIADRHYCTSGVLFGIKDRDGCFLMRQHMGHLRWELIGERRCKGPAENGLLYEQTMQLTDPDTGKRMEIRRITLELDKPVRGGDTELHLLTNLPPQAADAEQVAALYRKRWTIETAFQHITTSLCCELNTLGFPRAALFSFCMAVACFNVFALVPAAMAHVHGHEWVDDNVSLYYLTEELSGTYRGMMIALPPEEWSGFRELPALRLAETLVELVGRAKLSRYQKHKRKSKKRSRREYAPKKHVSTAQKLKARAAKKSAKKKTGKVKRKPPT, from the coding sequence ATGCTCGGCTCAGACGTGCTCGATCGGTTTGTGGACGAGGCCCCCGTCTGCGTGATGGTGCGGGCCTGCCTCGAGAACATCCTCGCCCCGCAGCGGCTCGATCAGCTGTTCCGGGAACACTCCGAAACGCAATATGAGCGCGAACTGACGTTCTCCAGCCTCGTCGAACTCATGTCCCTGGTCGTCTGCCGCATCGAACCCACCGTTCACGCCGCCTTCCAGCGGAAAAAGGAGTCGATGCCCGTTTCCGTCAAGGCCCTGTACGACAAGCTCAGCGGCGTCGAACCGCAGGTCTCGCAGGCTCTGGTGCGGCACATCGCCCAGGGAGCCGGCAACGTCATGGCCAACTGGAATAGCCGCACACCACTGCTGAAGGGCTATCACACCAGGGTGATCGACGGCAATCACATCACCGGGACCGACCATCGGCTCAAGGAGCTGCGTGAAGACGGGGCCGCAGCCCTGCCCGGCGTGGCCGTCGCGGTGCTCGATCCGGATCGCGGGCTGATCGAAGACGTGCTCGTCGCCGAAGATGCCTACACGCAGGAGGTCAAGCTGGCCGCCCCCATCTTCGAGCAGGTGCAGCCGAAGGATCTGATCATTGCCGACCGGCACTACTGCACCAGCGGGGTGCTGTTCGGCATCAAGGACCGGGATGGCTGCTTCCTGATGCGCCAGCACATGGGACACCTCCGCTGGGAGCTGATCGGCGAGCGTCGCTGCAAGGGGCCGGCGGAGAACGGCCTGCTGTATGAACAGACCATGCAGCTGACGGACCCCGACACCGGCAAGAGAATGGAGATCCGCAGGATCACCCTCGAACTGGACAAGCCCGTGCGTGGCGGCGACACGGAGCTGCACCTGCTGACCAACCTGCCGCCGCAGGCTGCCGATGCCGAGCAGGTGGCGGCTCTGTACCGCAAACGGTGGACGATCGAGACGGCCTTTCAGCACATCACGACCTCGCTGTGCTGCGAGCTGAACACGCTGGGTTTTCCGCGGGCAGCGCTGTTCTCGTTCTGTATGGCGGTGGCGTGCTTCAACGTATTTGCGCTGGTGCCGGCGGCGATGGCGCACGTGCACGGCCATGAGTGGGTCGACGACAACGTGTCGCTGTATTACCTGACGGAGGAACTGAGCGGCACCTACCGAGGTATGATGATTGCGTTGCCGCCGGAGGAGTGGTCCGGTTTTCGGGAACTTCCCGCCTTGCGGCTGGCCGAGACGTTGGTGGAGCTCGTCGGCCGGGCGAAGCTGTCTCGGTACCAGAAGCACAAGCGGAAATCGAAGAAGCGGTCCCGCCGTGAGTATGCTCCGAAGAAGCACGTTTCGACGGCCCAGAAGTTGAAGGCCAGGGCCGCGAAGAAATCGGCGAAGAAGAAAACGGGCAAGGTGAAGCGGAAGCCGCCGACCTGA
- a CDS encoding DUF1501 domain-containing protein translates to MNSRRHAAEHAGNTSGMSMAPLPGDLIRVGSRRWFLQTGLAGLAGLSLPQLLQAQEQARSNDGSRKAVILFWLSGGPSQLDMWDPKPDAPREVRGPFSSIPTSLPGVRFGEHLPLQASIAHKMSIIRSVDCTASNHTPITLQAGNPLARRTNDGRDGAGYPSMGSIAAKFRGANDPAMPPFVGLANSWAADVYGAGHMGSSYEPVKGLELAGKFNLPKGVEVPRLKDRQSLRDQFDRMRRDLDQGDTLARTDRFTQKAFDMVLSGRVQKAFDLDRETDETRDAYGRVSVGEKALLARRLVESGVTFVLVSGAWGYFDHHGDDVRWGGIEKGLKPLCPRVDQAFYALINDLEDRGLLDDTFVMMMGEFGRTPVINEQAGRHHWTNIMSMLVAGGGMPTGQVIGSSDSRGAEILSSPVRPQDLAATTFRHLGIDLNAHWTNQRGRPIPIVQEGGRPIPELI, encoded by the coding sequence ATGAACTCCAGACGGCACGCCGCCGAACATGCCGGCAACACCAGTGGCATGAGCATGGCTCCCTTGCCGGGCGATTTGATCCGGGTTGGTTCCCGACGCTGGTTCCTGCAGACCGGCCTGGCCGGATTGGCGGGACTCTCGCTCCCGCAACTGCTTCAGGCGCAGGAACAGGCCCGGAGCAACGACGGTTCCCGCAAGGCGGTGATCCTGTTCTGGCTCTCCGGCGGCCCCAGCCAGCTCGACATGTGGGACCCCAAGCCGGACGCTCCCCGCGAAGTTCGCGGCCCGTTTTCGTCGATTCCCACATCGCTGCCGGGAGTCCGCTTCGGCGAACACCTGCCGCTTCAGGCTTCGATCGCCCACAAGATGTCGATCATCCGCAGCGTCGACTGCACGGCCAGCAATCATACGCCCATCACGTTGCAGGCCGGCAACCCGCTCGCCCGACGAACCAACGACGGCCGGGACGGGGCCGGCTACCCCTCAATGGGGTCGATCGCAGCGAAGTTTCGCGGCGCCAACGACCCGGCCATGCCTCCCTTCGTCGGACTGGCGAACTCCTGGGCCGCCGACGTCTACGGTGCCGGGCACATGGGCTCCAGCTACGAACCGGTCAAAGGACTCGAACTGGCCGGCAAGTTTAATCTGCCCAAAGGCGTGGAAGTTCCCCGGCTGAAGGACCGCCAGTCGCTGCGGGACCAGTTTGACCGCATGCGTCGCGACCTCGATCAGGGAGACACGCTGGCCCGAACCGACCGTTTCACGCAGAAGGCGTTCGACATGGTCCTTTCCGGACGGGTGCAGAAAGCCTTCGACCTCGATCGCGAAACCGACGAAACCCGTGACGCGTACGGACGGGTCAGCGTCGGCGAGAAGGCCCTGCTCGCCCGCCGACTCGTCGAGTCGGGCGTGACGTTCGTCCTCGTCAGCGGCGCATGGGGTTACTTCGACCACCACGGCGACGACGTGCGGTGGGGTGGCATCGAAAAAGGGCTGAAACCCCTCTGCCCCCGCGTCGACCAGGCGTTCTACGCCCTCATTAACGACCTCGAGGACCGTGGTCTGCTGGACGACACCTTCGTGATGATGATGGGGGAATTCGGCCGTACGCCGGTCATCAACGAACAGGCCGGACGCCACCACTGGACGAACATCATGTCGATGCTCGTCGCCGGCGGCGGCATGCCGACCGGTCAGGTGATCGGCAGCAGCGACTCCCGTGGAGCCGAGATCCTCAGTTCGCCGGTCCGCCCGCAGGATCTGGCGGCGACGACGTTCCGCCATCTGGGGATCGATCTGAACGCCCACTGGACGAACCAGCGCGGCCGTCCGATCCCGATCGTGCAGGAAGGTGGCCGCCCGATTCCGGAGCTGATTTGA